In the genome of Ignavibacteriales bacterium, one region contains:
- a CDS encoding PrsW family intramembrane metalloprotease yields MLIFASAVAAVVPMLLYLSIIWAVDRYDREPIGLVLLNFLWGALGAIILAVIGSSILSSLVSYFLSNKDLLARTETIIIAPLVEEITKGFFLFLTIRNIKFDNMTDGIVYGGAIGLGFGMTENFFYFVSYGTSVANWIVIVVIRTLFSAVMHCVATATFGAFLGYAKFKTTGSKFALGVAGLFSAMFIHFAWNFSVSFESTALLGFLFMGFTVIIFTVVFSLSVMSEKKVLFTELIEEVNNGIIPIDHLSILNSSLRRKRGWVDENIRTIYIKAATTLAFRKMQLKNSHGSSKIYYEQEVLHYRNFIGNLLGKPAGDIKVI; encoded by the coding sequence ATGTTAATCTTTGCATCAGCGGTTGCTGCGGTTGTGCCTATGTTACTTTATCTCTCAATCATATGGGCTGTTGACAGGTATGACCGTGAACCAATCGGGTTGGTTCTGCTGAATTTTTTATGGGGTGCGCTTGGCGCAATTATTCTTGCGGTAATCGGCAGCAGCATTCTTTCATCTTTAGTTTCTTATTTTTTGTCAAATAAAGATTTACTTGCTCGCACCGAAACAATTATTATTGCCCCGCTGGTTGAAGAGATAACAAAAGGATTCTTTCTTTTCCTGACGATAAGAAATATTAAATTTGATAATATGACAGATGGAATTGTTTACGGCGGTGCAATTGGATTAGGTTTCGGGATGACTGAAAACTTCTTCTACTTTGTTTCGTACGGCACATCTGTCGCAAACTGGATAGTGATTGTTGTAATAAGAACACTGTTTTCAGCCGTTATGCATTGCGTAGCAACAGCCACATTCGGTGCTTTCCTGGGTTACGCAAAATTTAAAACTACCGGTTCAAAATTTGCACTTGGAGTTGCCGGATTATTTTCTGCAATGTTTATACATTTTGCCTGGAACTTCAGCGTAAGTTTTGAATCAACAGCATTGCTTGGATTTCTCTTCATGGGATTTACAGTGATAATATTCACAGTGGTATTTTCACTATCCGTTATGAGTGAGAAAAAAGTTTTATTTACAGAGCTTATAGAAGAAGTTAATAATGGTATAATACCCATAGATCATCTTAGCATTCTTAACTCATCATTAAGGCGCAAACGCGGATGGGTTGATGAAAATATAAGAACCATTTATATTAAAGCTGCAACCACTCTGGCTTTTAGAAAAATGCAGCTTAAAAATTCTCATGGTTCAAGTAAAATTTATTATGAACAGGAAGTTTTACATTACAGAAACTTTATAGGAAATCTGTTAGGAAAACCAGCGGGGGATATAAAAGTTATATGA
- a CDS encoding ABC transporter permease: protein MRKILTIARWEFLEKIKTRAFIISLIITPGIIILFSILPSILAEQEENTSKAIGIVDTSEIFYTRMLAKIDGYILKNGQPNYIFIDLTQQNRTEENLKASADMKVISDYLDGYILIINGGTDSVRGEFRSKSTASNRDIRRLEHAFNETRISYSLEKYGIPDEEKSNISKDIEFSSIKIDEAGNETQSDFLIIFFSSFVFIMLLMMMILYSGGMLIRSLVEEKSNKLIEILISSTTADELLAGKILGLSMLGLTQLLLWAVIGTILAGSTLIPFEAFTNILPMLYYFLLGFVFYTAIFVGIGSVVTTEQEAQQITSYISLILILPIVFAITAIQNPDTLIIRILSYFPLTTPSIMMLRLNISEIDYYEFFLTSLVLFISIYVTITISAKIFRIGILSYGKRPRIKEMLSWLKEK from the coding sequence ATGAGAAAGATATTAACAATTGCCCGCTGGGAATTCTTGGAAAAAATAAAAACAAGAGCGTTCATCATCTCACTGATCATCACTCCCGGCATAATAATATTATTTTCAATTCTGCCATCGATACTTGCCGAACAGGAGGAAAACACTTCAAAGGCTATTGGCATAGTTGATACTTCTGAAATTTTTTACACAAGAATGCTTGCAAAAATTGACGGTTATATTTTAAAGAACGGTCAGCCAAATTATATTTTTATTGATCTTACTCAGCAAAACAGGACAGAAGAAAATCTAAAAGCATCTGCTGATATGAAAGTGATATCCGATTATCTCGACGGATACATTTTAATTATTAACGGTGGAACTGATTCTGTGCGTGGTGAATTCAGAAGTAAATCCACAGCAAGCAACAGGGATATACGCAGGTTGGAACACGCATTTAATGAAACAAGAATAAGTTACTCACTTGAGAAGTATGGAATACCCGATGAAGAAAAATCAAATATCTCGAAGGATATTGAATTCTCTTCAATCAAAATTGATGAAGCCGGGAATGAAACTCAATCCGATTTTCTCATCATATTTTTTTCATCATTCGTATTTATTATGCTGCTTATGATGATGATACTTTATTCAGGCGGTATGTTAATCAGAAGTCTTGTAGAAGAAAAATCAAACAAACTTATTGAGATACTAATTTCGAGTACAACCGCCGATGAACTGTTAGCTGGAAAAATATTAGGACTCAGCATGCTGGGATTGACTCAGCTGCTCTTATGGGCTGTTATCGGGACTATATTAGCAGGCAGCACCTTAATACCTTTTGAAGCCTTTACCAATATTCTGCCAATGCTTTATTATTTTCTGCTGGGATTTGTTTTTTACACCGCAATTTTTGTTGGCATCGGTTCAGTGGTTACAACTGAGCAGGAAGCGCAGCAGATAACAAGTTATATAAGTTTGATACTCATTCTTCCGATCGTGTTTGCAATAACAGCAATACAGAATCCTGATACATTGATAATAAGAATACTTTCCTATTTCCCGTTAACAACGCCGTCAATTATGATGCTTCGATTGAATATATCTGAAATTGATTACTACGAGTTTTTTCTTACATCACTTGTACTGTTCATTTCGATTTATGTGACGATAACAATTTCCGCAAAGATTTTCAGGATAGGTATATTGTCTTACGGAAAACGCCCGCGCATTAAGGAAATGTTATCCTGGCTAAAAGAAAAATGA
- a CDS encoding ATP-binding cassette domain-containing protein, which translates to MLTVQNLRKEYKDLVAVRDISFTVDRGKIFGLIGPNGAGKTTTIRAILNIIKPTSGSIRFDGKDVSPHFYNVVGYLPEERGLYKKSKVIDVIKYFAQLKGLSANASIQRAKEWLQQLNISGLKDKRIEELSKGNQQKIQFICSVIHNPQLLILDEPFSGFDPINQQQIKDLLLSFISSGMIIILSTHQMDTAEKLCSEILLIDKGKDVCSGSLASIKKSFAENHVKIGFEGNPELIRSLPGIKQLDVYSNYAEIKLESEVAPSEFLKLLVNRISITHFSILEPTLNQIFIDVVNRAKTGEVK; encoded by the coding sequence ATGCTGACTGTTCAAAATCTTAGGAAAGAATATAAAGACCTTGTTGCTGTCCGGGATATTTCATTTACTGTTGACAGAGGAAAAATTTTTGGATTAATCGGACCAAATGGTGCCGGTAAAACAACAACAATCCGAGCAATACTGAATATTATAAAACCCACTTCCGGTTCAATTCGATTTGACGGAAAAGACGTCTCACCTCATTTTTATAATGTAGTCGGATATTTACCGGAGGAACGCGGGCTTTATAAAAAAAGTAAAGTCATAGATGTAATAAAATACTTTGCGCAATTGAAGGGACTATCGGCGAATGCTTCAATTCAACGGGCAAAGGAATGGCTTCAACAATTGAACATCTCAGGATTAAAAGACAAAAGAATTGAGGAACTCTCAAAAGGAAACCAACAGAAGATTCAATTCATTTGTTCAGTGATACACAATCCGCAGCTTTTAATACTTGATGAACCTTTCAGCGGATTTGACCCAATCAATCAGCAGCAAATAAAGGATCTGCTGCTTTCATTCATTAGTTCCGGAATGATCATTATTCTCTCAACACATCAGATGGATACTGCCGAAAAATTATGTTCTGAAATTCTCCTTATAGATAAAGGGAAAGATGTCTGCAGTGGAAGTCTGGCAAGCATTAAAAAGAGTTTTGCAGAGAATCATGTTAAGATTGGTTTTGAAGGCAACCCTGAACTAATAAGATCGCTTCCCGGTATCAAACAATTGGATGTTTACAGCAACTACGCGGAAATAAAATTAGAGTCTGAAGTAGCTCCATCAGAATTTCTGAAATTGCTCGTTAACAGAATCTCGATCACTCACTTCTCAATTCTTGAACCGACACTGAACCAGATATTTATTGATGTGGTCAACAGGGCAAAAACCGGTGAGGTTAAATGA